A portion of the Phycisphaerales bacterium genome contains these proteins:
- a CDS encoding GC-type dockerin domain-anchored protein, which produces MDRPITARAMAAAVAITCSAAPLACAQSVTITKVIGEEDTLPNGYRYGGGGLAGMDGDRIAFYVGTMDGDDAVCVRNVVTGDTIVLADTDATVSPTYGEVFKSLTNPTIRGDEVVFPGAAQFFTNEWEGLYLADAGGAGEVSVIIDEFFPGVRIPRLPAQNDAGVAYRDAGYAGEPLFFTTLGGAITPIATRSIAAPGGGTYFDVEPPSAGGNLVAFWGIATGSDIGALWGAWVWDASTEQTTLLAQEGQPMVGAPAGVAFDIVAAIDTDGERVLVGGSSGSLPRDFYSALYLWGGSSTLQEVVKRGDTMPSGETFGFVSGIAVDGDTVLFRGETHAGDVVALYVWIDGEIIEILRAGQALPDGKEVYNFNLRPRALSGDRVVMNVGLSRLGEDGIYLAEINRCRPDLDGDGVLTIFDFLAFQNLFDAGDPTADFDGDGELTIFDFLAFQNAFDAGCR; this is translated from the coding sequence ATGGATAGACCGATCACCGCCCGCGCGATGGCCGCCGCCGTCGCCATCACGTGCTCGGCCGCGCCCCTCGCGTGCGCCCAGAGCGTCACCATCACGAAAGTCATCGGCGAGGAGGACACGCTGCCCAACGGCTACCGCTACGGCGGCGGCGGGCTGGCGGGGATGGACGGCGACCGCATCGCCTTCTACGTGGGCACGATGGACGGCGACGACGCCGTGTGCGTGCGCAACGTCGTGACCGGCGACACGATCGTCCTGGCCGACACCGACGCGACCGTGAGCCCGACGTATGGCGAGGTCTTCAAGAGCCTGACCAACCCGACCATCCGCGGCGACGAAGTGGTCTTCCCCGGCGCAGCCCAGTTCTTCACCAACGAGTGGGAGGGCCTGTACCTCGCCGATGCGGGTGGCGCGGGCGAGGTCAGCGTGATCATCGACGAGTTCTTCCCCGGCGTGCGCATCCCGCGATTGCCCGCGCAGAACGACGCGGGCGTGGCGTATCGCGACGCGGGATACGCGGGCGAGCCGCTGTTCTTCACGACTCTGGGCGGGGCGATCACGCCCATCGCCACGCGCAGCATCGCCGCGCCCGGCGGTGGCACGTACTTCGACGTGGAGCCGCCCAGCGCGGGCGGGAACCTGGTCGCCTTCTGGGGCATCGCGACCGGCTCGGACATCGGCGCGCTCTGGGGCGCGTGGGTGTGGGATGCGTCGACCGAACAAACCACGCTGCTCGCCCAGGAGGGCCAGCCCATGGTGGGCGCGCCCGCGGGCGTGGCGTTCGACATCGTGGCGGCCATCGATACCGACGGAGAGCGCGTGCTGGTGGGCGGCTCAAGCGGCAGCCTGCCACGCGACTTCTACTCGGCCCTGTACCTGTGGGGCGGCTCGAGCACGCTCCAGGAAGTCGTCAAGCGCGGCGACACGATGCCCAGCGGCGAGACGTTCGGCTTCGTCAGCGGCATCGCCGTCGACGGCGACACGGTGCTCTTCCGCGGCGAGACGCACGCGGGCGACGTCGTCGCGCTGTACGTGTGGATCGACGGCGAGATCATCGAGATCCTGCGTGCCGGCCAGGCCCTGCCCGATGGCAAGGAGGTCTACAACTTCAACCTCCGCCCGCGCGCCCTCTCGGGCGATCGGGTCGTGATGAACGTGGGGCTGAGTCGCCTGGGCGAGGACGGGATCTACTTGGCGGAGATCAATCGTTGCCGGCCGGACCTCGATGGCGACGGCGTGCTGACGATCTTCGACTTCCTGGCCTTCCAGAACCTCTTCGACGCGGGCGACCCCACCGCCGACTTCGATGGTGATGGCGAGCTGACGATCTTCGACTTCCTGGCGTTCCAGAACGCGTTCGACGCGGGGTGCCGGTAG